TTATTTTTTTTCGACAGAAACAATGGAACCAATGGCCGGTTCAATTTTTCATTATTTCTCTGTTTCACCTTTGTAGTTAGGTCCCAGTTGACATTTTTTTCAGAAAGGTGAGTTTGCCAGTCTTACATTTATGTTTACACATGAAAATCCTGTGTTTTGACAAATGCATTCGAAACGCGCAAATGTAAGATTTACAATGAGGGAAGATGAGTAATGATATAAGAATAATTGTGTGACTATTATTTCTTTAAACAAATTCCAATTGTCAAACAATTTGTTTAAAAATATTATAGGGAACTAAAACTTTGTTCATAAGCTGGAAGATATGCAGGAGGTAGATGTGGGTTTGAACCGTTTACACTTAGACAAGACACTAGTTGAATAACAATTCCTCGTTGCAAATATGGTTTGACAACATCAGATAGATACGTTTTGATATCCAATCACTACCTTTAGAAAAATGTTTTGGTGTGGGTTATCCACATTTAACCTCGATAATATTTGAGTCAGTTGTGTTAGAATCTGTAAGACGATCTTATATAAAACTACCTATATAAATAACACCTACGTATGAAAGAAACATCATGTTAATTCCTCCTATTCACTCATGTCTCCATTTCTGTACAAACACTATTTATTTATTTTTTCAATCCTCCGCATGTTGAGATATTAATCCCACATCAGGAATATGAGACATGTTTGTGGGTTAATAAGGGTTTGGGACACTCTATCTATTGCCAATTGGTTTTGGATATGAACCTCAAACTTCTTTATCATGGTATCAGAGCGGGTTACTTACGTCCACGTGTGAAGCCCAATGACCACACGAACTCCACGTCACCCTAAACCAATGACCACACAAACTCCACGTCACTCTAAATGTTGTCTATGTGTTAGGTTTGAAACTTCGCCACACGTGCGGGGGCGTGTTGACCACACAAACTCCACGTCACTCTAAATGTTGTCCATGTGTTAGGTTTGAAACTTCGTCACACGTGCGGGGGCGTGTTGAGATATTAATCTCACGTCGGGAATATGAGGCCTGTTTGTGGGTTAATAAAGGTTTGGGACACTCTATCCATTGCCAATTGGTTTTGGATGTGAACCCCAAACTTCTTTATCAACGCATGATGTCATAAACCTGAACTTGTGACATCCTCAATATCAGTCTGGTGAGCTAACCTATAGATTAAGGCTCATCAACAATTATAAATAACTCTTCGCTACAGAGTACACACTGAGTTTTGCAGAACCAAAAGAATATCTGCTTGTATAAATGCCGATTCAATTTCAGTATAATTAAGCTTGCAATAAAAGAACAAAGAATTGAAACATACAAGATAAACTAGTAACTTGCTACTACACACACAATTGGTCTTGAACAAATGGTTAGTTTTGCTCCTAAGCCTCGGCTAACTGAGCGAAGTTAATTGGGGATACATATTCTGGTCCTCCATAGTAGAGGGTCACAGCTGCCAACTTCGAAGCCGCCTGCGATGGATGGAATACATCCCAGAACAAGTATTGGTCGCGGTTTGAACAAAGATTAGCATTTGGTGTGCAGTAGGATTCAGCATTGAGCTTCCCAGCTCCACAACATGCAGCTTCCACTTGTGTAAAATCTGAAAAACCGTTACCAAATTAAAATTTATAAGGCAAGATTTTTCTTTGATATCATGTTGCATACATGCATGACAAAGTGTAAAGCATTATGACTTCCTTTAGTACTAATTGCTTACTGAATGGAAGAGGGTTCTGTATGACGTTCATTGTCATTTCATACGAATTTCCAAGGGAGTACTTAAAGCCTTCGTAATCAGTGCTGAGCTTGCACAAGAGGGAATCCAGCTTTGAATGGAAGGCTACTGCATGATCATTCAACTCCTCCAAACATCCCCCAGTAGCATTGAAAATCCTTTGAGATGGACAGCAGCCAATCGGGGCGACGCTAATGATGCCAAACTTTCTTGCTCCAAGGTTGTATAAATTCTGCCATTATAAAACAGGCCTCAGGTTATGAAACTCCAATGACTCGATAGTCTCCTCTTACCAAACACTGACAACAAAACATACACGTATATATATATCTAGCTACATTTTGTCCAGATTAATGAAAGAACAGTACGTAATTGCTCCTTCAAAACTTGTTTGTCTGTGAGACTAGACAATGAGCTATAACATAAAAGAGAAGTATGCATGTCACCTTCAAGTGGTTCTCATAAGCAAATAGTAAAGATGACAAGAACTTTTCCTTGGGAGTGGAACTGTTTGAATGGTAATATCTGAAAAGGTCATTGCTTCCAATGCTGATGAAGATCAAAGACTTCGAAAGAAACTTCTTAGTTGCTGCTGCACCCATTAAGGCCGTGAGACTGTTCTTGACGGATGAAAATTGCTGTATCTGCTCGGTTAATGGGACTACATTCTTTTGGTTGTTGAGTGAGGCACCAAATGGAACATTCCTGTTCATCTGAAATCAAAAGTAAAAATATGAGAAACTCAGATCAAATTGGCTTTAGCCATCTCGTTTCCGGAATTGACATGCATCAGAAATTCAGAATGACGAAAAACCATTCTATGCACTAAAAAACTTCTGTATCAAGAAAGTGGCTTACCACTATCTGTCCAGTTAAGTCAAAAAGACCAGACCCTCCAGAAGCAAAGTTAATACCTCTGAACTTCTTCTTTTGAAGAGAAGTAGCACTGAGAGAAAGAAAGGGCCTTGGACTTCTCTTGTAACCAAAATGCCGGGCTATATATGTCACCAAAAGACGCACTATGTTAACATTCAATATAGGCAGAAATGTAATCATTTCAAAACAGGGTTTTAAAACTTGGAAGTGAGCTCTTCCAAATTTACTTGTACCAACCTAGAAAATCAGCACTGTTGAGGCCATTGCTGAACCTTCCAGTGGCTCTTGGTGAGTTAGGAAAGTCAATGCCATTATGGGGAAAGTCTGCCCTTGCCGTGCTACCTGGCAAGTAGTTATTGGTCCCTATATCAGCAGTTGAATCACCCAGTATGAAAACTGGTGGCAACACTGGCTTTGCTGCTGCTGCTAAACTAAGAGCAGCTATAAACAAGGATAGGATTAGAGGAAGAACCCATTTGGTTGCCATGAGAAAGAATTAAGGGAAAAAACTAATCGAAAAAATATGTTGTTTTCTAAGAATGCTTCTAATGGGACTGATAATTGAGAATGAATACCTTAGAACTACATATAGTGCTGCTGAGGCGGCCGATCACATCCTAGTAAGAATATACACTTACAAGTATAAGAGGTTCAGTAGAAGGATTGTCCTAGTTATCATCTAGCTTTTGCCGGTTTGACCATTGACAAAATTCTTGAATAGCATTGTTACAATAGATGATAGGACCAAGGATGCACTCTTACCGATTCAACGCCTTTCAAAATATATTAAGATCATGTATCACATTCACTGATCACAACCAGATAGTGACATCAATAACTCTGTTTCATCATTCCATCAGTTTCCATCAAACTTCCCACTTTGAACTTGGTAGTATTCTTGAGTTTTATCTTCCAAGGACAGAGGGAAAGTAATTTCTGCCTCTTATTAGTGAGGGCAAGCTCATTTTTGATTTCATAAATTTCAGGATATTTCATTTTTATTTATCAAGGCTCACAGTGGCTCACAGTTACTAACTTCGGACTCCAAAACTGCGCCTCGACCAAGTTGAATTATGTATGGATGATAACTTTGTACTTACATAACAAAATATAAACCACATTTGTTCTTATGACAGAAACAAAGATACCATTCGTCAGTTTATTAGTCCTCATGGAGTTCACCTCAGTAGGTTTTTTGATGAATAGTTCACCTTTGTAGTTAGGTCCCAATAAACAATTAGTTTCAACAACTAAACTTTCTATTATTCTTCAATTAATTGAAAATAAATAAAATTTACAACAAATTTCTGCACCTTTGCCTTCTGATTGCTCAATTACATTCCACAGAACTAACTGTATATTGCTTCCCCTTATTGACGAACTATAATGTTTCTTACAAAAGAATGACACTCAATTTGAATGGTTAATGTTGAATATGATAGTCTTCAGCAGCTAGCTTGTTCATAACTATCTACGTGTTCTGCCAGCAGCTCTGCCACAAAGAAGAGCATTCTTTGGAATAGGGTACTCGTCTCTAACAGACCCTACCGGCGAGTACACTCGTAGGTAAAACTGTTGTCCAAGGTATTGTCGTGTCCAAAACTGACTCCTCACGTTCCACATACCTACATTGTCCAATGCTACATAAACTGCAGTCCATGACTTGGGATACACCTGTTGCATCAACCAGAATTTCGAAAACATGAGTACTAGATGAACACAGTGATACTTTGCATGTGTAACTACAATTTTGTTGTATGTGCCGGTAAAAACTTGGAATCTTAATAACTAGGCGGAGAACTGACCTGTGTGGTGTGTCTTGAAACTGCATCCACAAGATTGTACTCCTTTCTACTGTCTGGTGTCCATTTTCCACCATCCATTCTGGAAATTCAAGAAAAATGTGAGTAATAGTGAAGGTCATAAGTAGGTTGCGTAAACTGGAACTCTTGTTTTTGTTGAAAATAAATAGCTGATGGTATATCATTGAGATGCTTACCCAACTACCCAGAAGTAGTATCCATCAAGGTGCCAACTCTGGACAATGTTCTCAGGGTTCTCAAACACAATCTCTACAAAGGTTCTAAAGTCAGCACCCATCACTGCAGTGTCAAGGTACA
The window above is part of the Fragaria vesca subsp. vesca linkage group LG2, FraVesHawaii_1.0, whole genome shotgun sequence genome. Proteins encoded here:
- the LOC101299352 gene encoding GDSL esterase/lipase At5g55050-like, producing the protein MATKWVLPLILSLFIAALSLAAAAKPVLPPVFILGDSTADIGTNNYLPGSTARADFPHNGIDFPNSPRATGRFSNGLNSADFLARHFGYKRSPRPFLSLSATSLQKKKFRGINFASGGSGLFDLTGQSLNNQKNVVPLTEQIQQFSSVKNSLTALMGAAATKKFLSKSLIFISIGSNDLFRYYHSNSSTPKEKFLSSLLFAYENHLKNLYNLGARKFGIISVAPIGCCPSQRIFNATGGCLEELNDHAVAFHSKLDSLLCKLSTDYEGFKYSLGNSYEMTMNVIQNPLPFNFTQVEAACCGAGKLNAESYCTPNANLCSNRDQYLFWDVFHPSQAASKLAAVTLYYGGPEYVSPINFAQLAEA